Proteins encoded by one window of Kineosporia sp. NBRC 101731:
- a CDS encoding class E sortase, producing the protein MGRTRGSGVRLIGFVALAVGVMLTAGVGGGWWWTNWKARTTAHGLADRATQAWTSPVGKGPETVLIPKGVAGPVVAVVRIPRLGQDWRMPVELGTGTDILRQGLGLYEGSPQPGRRGNVGIAGHRTTWGAPFRRINELRPGDVIQVWTARGRFDYSVVSEGVTDPADISVVQQKTAEGRAWLTLTTCHPEFSAAERLYVHAQLVRSLPART; encoded by the coding sequence ATGGGGCGGACCCGCGGCTCGGGGGTCCGCCTCATCGGTTTTGTGGCCCTGGCAGTCGGCGTGATGCTGACCGCCGGCGTCGGTGGCGGCTGGTGGTGGACCAACTGGAAGGCCCGCACCACCGCGCACGGTCTGGCCGACCGCGCGACCCAGGCCTGGACGTCTCCGGTCGGGAAGGGACCCGAGACCGTCCTGATCCCGAAGGGGGTGGCCGGCCCGGTGGTCGCCGTGGTCCGTATCCCCCGACTGGGCCAGGACTGGCGGATGCCGGTGGAACTCGGTACCGGGACCGACATTCTGCGGCAAGGGCTGGGCCTGTACGAGGGCAGTCCGCAGCCGGGACGGCGGGGCAACGTCGGCATCGCCGGGCACCGCACCACCTGGGGTGCGCCGTTCCGGCGCATCAACGAGCTCCGGCCCGGCGACGTGATTCAGGTCTGGACGGCGCGCGGAAGGTTCGACTACTCGGTGGTCAGCGAGGGGGTGACCGATCCGGCGGACATCTCGGTCGTCCAGCAGAAGACGGCCGAGGGCCGCGCCTGGCTCACCCTGACCACCTGTCACCCCGAGTTCTCCGCCGCCGAGCGGCTCTACGTGCACGCCCAGCTGGTCCGCAGCCTCCCCGCCCGAACGTGA